Proteins from one Blattabacterium cuenoti genomic window:
- a CDS encoding lysophospholipid acyltransferase family protein, which produces MKKKESTLFRDAFGNLHFIKRFLIFTFGCISYNRYNGFNKLQLKGTEYIKDLPDKKVLFVSNHQTYFADIFAMFHVFCSVKNGFINSIKNPIYLLNPKVNLYYVAAQETMNKGFLTKLFIYSGGITVKRTWREGNKKVNRTVNISEITRMGIAINDGWLITFPQGTTKEFAPGRRGIVHVIRKYNPIVVPIVIDGFQKAYDKKGIQIKKKGVLQKMKFKKPIPLNLKKDTTENIMEKIMDAIEQSPKYYRKKNS; this is translated from the coding sequence TTGAAAAAAAAAGAAAGTACTTTATTTAGAGATGCATTTGGCAATTTACATTTTATAAAACGTTTTCTAATTTTTACTTTTGGTTGTATTTCTTATAATCGTTATAATGGATTTAATAAATTACAATTAAAAGGAACGGAGTATATTAAAGATTTACCTGATAAAAAAGTTCTATTTGTTTCAAATCATCAAACATATTTTGCAGATATTTTTGCTATGTTTCATGTATTTTGTAGTGTGAAAAATGGATTTATTAATAGTATAAAAAATCCTATTTATCTTTTAAATCCAAAAGTAAATTTATATTATGTAGCAGCTCAAGAAACTATGAATAAAGGTTTTTTAACAAAATTATTTATTTATTCTGGAGGAATAACTGTAAAAAGAACATGGAGAGAAGGAAATAAAAAAGTAAATCGTACCGTAAATATATCTGAAATAACTCGTATGGGTATAGCTATTAATGATGGATGGTTAATTACTTTTCCACAAGGAACTACTAAAGAATTTGCCCCTGGAAGAAGAGGAATTGTTCATGTAATTAGAAAATACAATCCTATTGTTGTTCCTATTGTAATAGATGGATTTCAAAAAGCTTATGATAAAAAAGGAATTCAAATTAAAAAAAAAGGTGTTTTACAAAAAATGAAATTTAAAAAACCTATTCCATTAAATTTAAAAAAAGATACTACTGAAAATATTATGGAAAAAATTATGGATGCTATAGAACAATCTCCTAAATATTATAGAAAAAAAAATTCATAA
- the alaS gene encoding alanine--tRNA ligase — MKYQSVKDTFLNFFQKKKHKIIPSFPIYSKNDPTLFFINAGMNPFKDYFLGHVKPNHSRIVNIQKCLRVTGKHNDLENVGYDNYHHTMFEMLGNWSFGDYSRKEAIEWAWELLITVYNIPKKNIYISIFTGDEKEGLSMDNETFQYWKNFVNKDNILFFGKKENFWEMGLTGPCGPCSEIHIDLRNEKEKKILHGKYLINKKHPKVIEIWNLVFIEYLRKSDGKLEKLPIKHIDTGMGLERLCTVLQGKFSSYETDIFYPIIQNIKESLGKIYKKDFHQKVSIHIIADHLRSIVFSISDGVLPSNNGSGYIIRKILRRTVIYVNRFFYKKEPFIYQFVDSLVKRMKNSFPELEKKKEYIKNVIQEEELSFLRIIEKGSQKIQYIIEKTKEKKEKIIDGKTIFQLYDTYGFPIKLSKILVEKNNLSIDEKLFHKKLLEQKNRSKKENNIIIKKDWIKVHNHQFIHDNINFIGYNIIKCDIVIIQYRKIENKLTKNHYYELVFSKTPFYPEGGGQLGDTGIIKSKTDEVNIFDTKKENSIIIHYALKLPLNIYSSFQAIVNKNRREKIEKNHTSTHLLHFALKKILGNHIQQKGSYIGDEYLRFDFSHYQKITIEELNKIENIVQELIFSDIFLKEKIFSSFQEAQKNIFFHTNETFENKYEKKVRVITFDKNSELCIGTHVKNTGVIQVFKIISESSISYGIRRIKAITSKIAIQYLKSVHDQYQYLKKYTKYPLKSFLLLQESNKKLKKEISEIRLQQIKIIKKEFFLKKISFSSMNYICDIDPIQEKKLDINIIKKIVLDLRHEIPDLFMIIGFIKEKKPIIFISISDSIIQKKNIHAHKIIDKIAYYIKGKYWGKSFFATSIGTEKNGLNLILKNTKNIKNQINFDRYLKCLNLKFKK, encoded by the coding sequence ATGAAATATCAATCAGTAAAAGATACTTTTCTTAATTTTTTTCAAAAAAAAAAACATAAAATTATTCCTTCTTTTCCTATTTATTCAAAAAATGATCCAACACTTTTTTTTATTAATGCAGGAATGAATCCTTTTAAGGATTATTTTTTAGGACATGTTAAACCAAACCATTCAAGAATAGTTAATATTCAAAAATGTTTGAGAGTAACTGGAAAACATAATGATTTAGAAAATGTAGGATATGATAATTATCATCATACCATGTTTGAAATGTTAGGAAATTGGTCTTTTGGAGATTATTCTAGGAAAGAAGCAATAGAATGGGCATGGGAATTATTAATTACAGTATATAATATACCAAAAAAAAATATTTATATATCAATTTTTACTGGAGACGAAAAAGAAGGATTATCCATGGATAATGAAACTTTTCAATATTGGAAAAATTTCGTTAATAAAGATAATATTCTTTTTTTTGGAAAAAAAGAAAATTTTTGGGAAATGGGATTAACAGGTCCTTGTGGACCTTGTTCCGAAATTCATATAGATTTACGTAATGAAAAAGAAAAAAAAATTTTACATGGAAAATATCTCATTAATAAAAAACATCCAAAAGTTATAGAGATTTGGAATCTTGTTTTTATAGAATATTTACGTAAATCAGATGGAAAATTAGAAAAACTTCCTATAAAACATATTGATACAGGAATGGGATTAGAAAGATTATGTACAGTATTGCAAGGAAAATTTTCTAGTTATGAAACTGATATTTTTTATCCAATTATTCAAAATATAAAAGAATCTTTGGGAAAAATTTATAAAAAAGATTTTCATCAAAAAGTATCTATACATATAATAGCAGATCATTTAAGATCTATTGTTTTTTCTATATCAGATGGTGTATTACCATCAAATAATGGATCTGGTTATATTATAAGAAAAATTCTTAGAAGAACTGTAATTTATGTAAATCGTTTTTTCTATAAAAAAGAACCTTTTATTTATCAATTTGTAGATTCTTTAGTAAAAAGAATGAAAAATTCTTTTCCAGAATTAGAAAAAAAAAAAGAATATATAAAAAATGTTATTCAAGAAGAAGAATTATCTTTTTTAAGAATTATTGAAAAAGGAAGTCAAAAAATTCAATATATAATAGAAAAAACTAAAGAAAAAAAAGAAAAAATTATTGATGGAAAAACTATTTTTCAATTATATGATACTTATGGTTTTCCTATAAAATTATCTAAAATATTAGTTGAAAAAAATAATTTATCAATTGATGAAAAATTATTTCATAAAAAATTATTAGAACAAAAAAATAGATCTAAAAAAGAAAATAATATAATAATAAAAAAAGATTGGATAAAAGTACATAATCACCAATTTATTCATGATAATATAAATTTTATAGGATATAATATTATAAAATGTGATATTGTAATTATACAATATAGAAAAATAGAAAATAAATTAACAAAAAATCATTATTATGAATTAGTATTTTCAAAAACTCCTTTTTATCCTGAAGGAGGGGGGCAATTAGGAGATACTGGTATTATAAAAAGTAAAACTGATGAAGTTAATATTTTTGATACTAAAAAAGAAAATTCTATTATTATACATTACGCTTTAAAATTACCTTTAAATATTTATTCTTCTTTTCAAGCTATAGTTAATAAAAATAGAAGAGAAAAAATTGAAAAAAATCATACATCTACCCATTTATTACATTTTGCTTTAAAAAAAATATTAGGAAATCATATTCAACAAAAAGGTTCTTATATAGGAGATGAATATTTACGATTTGATTTTTCTCATTATCAAAAAATAACTATTGAAGAATTGAATAAAATAGAAAATATAGTTCAAGAACTCATATTTTCTGATATTTTTTTAAAAGAAAAAATATTTTCTTCTTTTCAAGAAGCTCAAAAAAATATTTTTTTTCATACAAATGAAACATTTGAAAATAAATATGAAAAAAAAGTACGAGTAATAACTTTTGATAAAAATTCTGAATTATGTATTGGAACACATGTAAAAAATACTGGAGTAATTCAAGTTTTTAAAATTATATCAGAATCTTCTATATCATATGGAATACGAAGAATTAAAGCTATTACTTCAAAAATAGCAATACAATATTTAAAATCAGTTCATGATCAATATCAATATTTAAAAAAATATACAAAATATCCTTTAAAAAGCTTCCTTCTTTTACAAGAATCTAATAAAAAATTAAAAAAAGAAATATCAGAAATACGTTTACAACAAATAAAAATAATAAAAAAAGAGTTTTTTTTAAAAAAAATTTCATTTTCTTCAATGAATTATATATGTGATATAGACCCAATTCAAGAAAAAAAATTAGATATAAATATTATTAAAAAAATAGTTTTAGATTTAAGACATGAAATACCTGATTTATTTATGATTATTGGATTTATAAAAGAAAAAAAACCAATTATTTTTATATCTATTTCAGATTCCATAATTCAAAAAAAAAATATTCATGCCCATAAAATAATAGATAAAATTGCATATTATATAAAAGGAAAATATTGGGGGAAATCTTTTTTTGCTACATCTATAGGAACTGAAAAAAATGGATTGAATTTGATTTTAAAAAATACAAAAAATATAAAAAATCAAATAAACTTTGATAGATATTTAAAATGTTTAAATTTGAAATTTAAAAAGTAA
- the odhB gene encoding 2-oxoglutarate dehydrogenase complex dihydrolipoyllysine-residue succinyltransferase — MITKVKVPSPGESITEVEVSTWFVKDGDYVNKGQTIAEIDSDKATLEVSAEENGIITSMVKKGEKIQVGDILCLIDTSKKSIKIDTKKIYKDKDNKNIKIPSPSSKKILKENNIPIESIKGTGKYGRITKEDCIVFLDKNPNFKSMSRHIPIYRSKKITALSSLRRKLSERLISVKNETATLTTFNEVDMQEVFFIRKKYKNIFKEKHGVNLGLMSFFTISCIRALKMYPDVNAMINGKEKINFEYYDISIAISGPKGLMVPVIRNAEHLSFRGIEQEINNLSIRVQNGTISIQEMTGGTFTITNGGIFGSMLSTPIINPPQSAILGMHKIMERPVVINGSIEIRPIMYLALSYDHRIIDGRESVGFLMSIKESIENPIKFLMEGNEKNIHKILEL; from the coding sequence ATGATAACAAAAGTAAAAGTCCCCTCTCCAGGAGAATCAATTACAGAAGTAGAAGTTTCCACATGGTTTGTAAAAGATGGAGACTATGTTAATAAAGGTCAAACAATAGCAGAAATAGATTCAGATAAAGCAACTTTAGAAGTTTCTGCAGAAGAAAATGGAATAATTACCTCAATGGTAAAAAAAGGAGAAAAAATACAAGTTGGAGATATATTATGCTTAATTGACACTTCTAAAAAATCTATAAAAATAGATACAAAAAAAATTTATAAGGATAAGGATAATAAAAATATTAAAATTCCTTCTCCATCTTCAAAAAAAATATTAAAAGAAAATAATATTCCTATAGAATCTATTAAAGGAACAGGAAAATATGGAAGAATTACAAAAGAAGATTGTATTGTTTTTCTTGATAAGAATCCTAATTTTAAGTCTATGAGTAGACATATTCCAATATATAGATCAAAAAAGATAACTGCTCTTTCTTCTTTAAGAAGAAAACTTTCTGAAAGATTAATATCTGTAAAAAATGAAACAGCTACACTTACAACCTTCAATGAAGTCGATATGCAAGAAGTTTTTTTTATAAGAAAAAAATATAAAAATATTTTTAAAGAAAAACATGGAGTTAATTTAGGATTAATGTCTTTTTTTACTATTTCTTGTATTAGAGCATTAAAAATGTATCCAGACGTTAATGCTATGATTAATGGAAAAGAAAAAATAAATTTTGAATATTATGATATTAGTATTGCAATATCTGGACCTAAAGGGTTAATGGTTCCTGTCATAAGAAATGCGGAACATTTATCATTTCGAGGTATAGAACAAGAAATTAATAATTTATCAATACGTGTTCAAAATGGAACAATTTCTATACAAGAAATGACAGGAGGTACTTTTACAATTACAAATGGAGGTATTTTTGGATCAATGTTATCTACTCCAATTATAAATCCACCACAAAGTGCTATATTAGGAATGCATAAAATTATGGAAAGACCTGTAGTAATTAACGGATCTATTGAAATACGTCCTATTATGTATTTAGCTTTATCTTATGATCATAGAATAATTGATGGTAGGGAATCTGTTGGTTTTTTAATGTCTATAAAAGAATCTATAGAAAATCCAATAAAATTTTTAATGGAAGGAAATGAAAAAAATATTCATAAAATTTTAGAATTATAA
- the ccsA gene encoding cytochrome c biogenesis protein CcsA, translated as MQSLKKFFFSTKITSFLFLLFAISMAIATFLEKKYSTNVAKIFIYESIWFEFVMLLIVINLMGNIWKYKLWNYHKIPLFIFHLSFIFLFIGGIFSRYYSFEGIMSIREGEINKKIISRKNYIKLKINQGNYTTYYHDHYIISPYHKKYQKKFYFNNNPLEIKIIDYIPCAKVILSKRKKENKFIKIISNNKIGRIENFIQNGNILKINGIIFSLNKEIPFGIKIFEKKNKLFFKSSYSGEYINMINRKTNFLLKDTSYILRKKYLYRIKTDHGMIHWVIPEGIIKGKLEYIQSCEKDEDNNNNLLNAITVKISFLNQSKFVTFLGGKNTLKMSDSLLFKDCKISIGYGSIFFNLPFLLRLNNFKIKNYPGSGFPSSFMSDITLIDKDKRKNYLIYMNNVLNYKGYRFFQSGYDPDGKGTYFSVNNDYLGTYFSYIGYIFMSIGMLMTLFWKGTRFHYLINKLKNLYKNNYIILFFILLFFLGNNYVSFAQIHNLKKDSLKNISEAIHIPKKHSENFGRLLVQDNKGRIKPINTIAIELLRRIYKKNYLENLDANQWFISILQDNIFWTKIPFIKVDKKGGYKFLNKVKANKECYVSLIDLYTLDIKTSSLKFILQKDYEKAFSKNPIQRNEYDKSVLRLSECVGIIHEIFQGKYLRIFPIPNDVNNTWSSWMISDSNKFNYSGLSMYNNYLKSLLYAQNEKNWSIADHEIEKIRLYQKKYAKDILPSENKISIEIIYNKLNIFNLLSFLYAYLGIFIIINSFFQIFFKKKYLNFLSKIFFLISLLLFFLNFLGLIFRWYISEHAPWTNGYESAIFISFCLVGIGFLFYRNRFVLGITILIASILLMISNKMDPEITNLVPVLKSHWLIIHVATITTSYGFFFTGSFLGFFVLLLYILKAYLRFYRKKIQNHIEKLTIINEMCLIIGIFLLTIGTFLGSVWANNSWGRYWSWDPKETWALISIMIYAFVLHIRLIPSMKNIFIFNFYSIISISSIIMTYFGVNYYLSGLHSYAKEDPISVPYWIYYSLIILFIVTSFAYYSEKFHNITKK; from the coding sequence ATGCAATCGTTAAAAAAATTTTTTTTCTCTACTAAAATAACTTCTTTTTTATTTTTATTATTTGCCATATCTATGGCTATAGCTACTTTTTTAGAAAAAAAATATTCAACAAATGTTGCTAAAATATTCATTTATGAATCTATTTGGTTTGAATTTGTAATGTTATTAATTGTAATAAATTTAATGGGAAATATATGGAAATATAAATTATGGAATTATCATAAAATTCCTCTTTTTATTTTTCATTTATCATTTATATTTCTTTTTATAGGAGGAATTTTTTCTAGATATTATAGTTTTGAAGGTATTATGTCTATAAGAGAAGGAGAAATCAATAAAAAAATTATTTCTAGAAAAAATTATATTAAATTAAAAATTAATCAAGGTAATTATACTACATATTATCATGATCATTATATTATTTCCCCTTATCATAAAAAATATCAAAAAAAATTTTATTTTAATAATAATCCTTTAGAAATAAAAATTATAGATTATATTCCTTGTGCTAAGGTTATACTTTCTAAAAGAAAAAAAGAAAATAAATTTATTAAAATTATTTCAAATAATAAAATAGGTCGAATCGAAAATTTTATTCAAAATGGCAATATTTTAAAAATAAATGGTATAATATTTTCTTTAAATAAAGAAATACCTTTTGGTATAAAAATTTTTGAAAAAAAAAATAAATTATTTTTTAAATCTTCTTATTCAGGAGAATATATAAATATGATTAATAGAAAAACTAATTTTTTATTAAAGGATACATCTTATATTTTAAGAAAAAAATATTTATATCGAATAAAAACAGATCATGGTATGATTCATTGGGTTATTCCTGAAGGAATTATTAAAGGAAAATTAGAATATATTCAATCATGTGAAAAAGATGAAGATAATAATAATAATTTATTAAATGCTATTACAGTAAAAATATCTTTTTTGAATCAATCTAAATTTGTAACATTTTTAGGAGGAAAAAATACATTAAAAATGAGTGATTCCTTATTATTTAAAGATTGTAAAATATCTATTGGATATGGATCTATTTTTTTTAATCTTCCTTTTTTATTACGATTAAATAATTTTAAAATAAAAAATTATCCAGGATCTGGGTTTCCTTCATCTTTTATGAGTGATATTACACTTATAGATAAAGATAAAAGAAAAAATTATTTGATTTATATGAATAATGTTTTAAATTATAAGGGATATAGATTTTTTCAATCTGGATATGATCCAGATGGAAAAGGAACTTATTTTTCTGTTAATAATGATTATTTAGGAACTTATTTTTCTTATATAGGTTATATTTTTATGAGTATAGGTATGTTGATGACTTTATTTTGGAAAGGGACTAGATTTCATTATTTAATAAATAAATTAAAAAATTTATATAAAAACAATTATATAATATTATTTTTTATATTATTATTTTTTTTAGGAAATAATTATGTTTCTTTTGCTCAAATACATAATCTTAAAAAAGATTCATTAAAAAATATTTCTGAAGCTATTCATATTCCAAAAAAACATAGTGAAAACTTTGGTCGTTTATTAGTACAAGATAATAAAGGAAGAATAAAACCGATTAATACTATAGCTATTGAACTTCTTAGAAGAATATATAAAAAAAATTATTTAGAGAATTTAGATGCTAATCAATGGTTTATATCTATTCTTCAAGATAATATATTTTGGACAAAAATTCCTTTTATTAAAGTAGATAAAAAAGGAGGATATAAATTTTTAAATAAAGTTAAAGCAAATAAAGAATGTTATGTATCTCTGATAGATCTTTATACTTTAGATATAAAAACATCAAGTTTAAAATTTATTCTTCAAAAAGATTATGAAAAAGCTTTTTCTAAAAATCCAATACAAAGAAATGAATATGATAAATCCGTACTGAGACTTAGTGAATGTGTAGGAATTATTCATGAAATTTTTCAGGGAAAATATCTTCGTATATTTCCTATACCAAATGATGTCAATAATACTTGGTCTAGTTGGATGATATCAGATTCAAATAAATTCAATTATTCTGGTTTATCTATGTATAATAATTATTTAAAATCTTTATTATATGCTCAAAATGAAAAAAATTGGAGTATAGCAGATCATGAAATAGAAAAAATACGACTTTATCAAAAAAAATATGCAAAAGATATTTTACCTTCAGAAAATAAAATATCTATAGAAATTATTTATAATAAATTAAACATATTTAATTTATTATCTTTTTTATATGCTTATTTAGGAATATTTATTATTATTAATTCTTTTTTTCAAATTTTTTTCAAAAAAAAATATTTAAATTTTTTATCTAAAATATTTTTTCTAATTTCATTATTATTATTTTTTTTAAATTTTTTAGGTCTAATTTTTAGATGGTATATTTCAGAACACGCTCCATGGACTAATGGATATGAATCAGCTATTTTTATTAGTTTTTGTTTAGTAGGAATAGGTTTTCTATTTTATAGAAATCGATTTGTTTTAGGAATAACAATTTTAATAGCATCTATTTTATTAATGATATCGAATAAAATGGATCCAGAAATAACAAACTTAGTACCAGTTTTAAAATCTCACTGGTTGATTATACATGTAGCAACAATAACAACAAGTTATGGTTTTTTTTTTACAGGATCTTTTTTAGGATTTTTTGTATTACTTTTATATATATTAAAAGCATATCTTCGTTTTTATAGAAAAAAAATTCAAAATCATATTGAAAAATTAACTATTATTAATGAAATGTGTCTTATTATAGGTATTTTTTTATTAACAATAGGAACTTTTTTAGGATCTGTTTGGGCAAATAACAGTTGGGGACGATATTGGAGCTGGGATCCAAAAGAAACTTGGGCTTTAATTAGTATTATGATTTATGCATTTGTATTACATATTCGTTTAATACCATCTATGAAAAATATATTTATTTTTAATTTTTATAGTATTATTTCAATAAGTTCTATTATAATGACTTATTTTGGTGTAAATTATTATTTATCTGGGTTGCATTCTTATGCAAAAGAAGATCCTATATCTGTTCCTTATTGGATATATTATAGTTTAATAATCTTGTTTATTGTAACAAGTTTTGCTTATTATTCTGAAAAATTTCATAACATTACGAAAAAATAA
- a CDS encoding 2-oxoglutarate dehydrogenase E1 component — protein sequence MSDSISDKYSFLNTIHFKNLEFLYNKYKKDPNSIELSWSAFFNGFDFGEKNYKTYDKSINQENDKTFINLNKEIIHKEFLVYNLINTYRQRGHFFTNTNPIRERRKHFPSLDLKNFGLSDKDLDMSFYAGELIGIGKSSLKNIIFYLKNIYCRSIGIEYMYISNPQKIQWIERWFQKKKLQFSAEEKKFFLKKLNEAVSFENFIHTKFVGQKRFSIEGNESLLPGLEEMIEYTSSKYLSEDFIIGMSHRGRLNILSNFFQKNYSQIFSEFQEKEYKEKTFSGDVKYHLGFSKIRKTRKGQYIRLHLVPNPSHLESVDAIVEGITRAKIDIVYNKNSNSEKIIPILIHGDAALSGQGIVYEVIQLSKLKGYKTGGTIHIVLNNQIGFTTNYTEGRSSIYCTDIAKVLLSPVLHVNADDVESVIKAIYFAVDFRMKYHEDIFIDLLGYRKYGHNEGDEPRFTQPSLYKAISKHTNSYNLYKKKLEKNGIINNNDIINMEKEYKNILNVGYNEAKNIKWNVLNSFLEEEWKNFPVVSTNKDIFQMVDTRISMKKIIDISHKIFSLPKDKKFFKKTESIFRNRLKMITNKLVDWSMSELLAYGTLLDEGIHIRLSGEDVARGTFSQRHAIIKTEEEEEIILLNNIRIGQGKIQIFNSPLSEYGVLGFDYGYAMYSPYVLTLWEAQFGDFGNGGQIIIDQYISSGENKWKIRNGIVLLLPHGYEGQGPEHSSARIERYLQLCAKNNLFVVNCTTPANFYHLLRRQMKLKYRKPLIIFTPKSLLRNSKCLSTIDKLSEGKFQEIIDDPYVKDFNKITKLIFCSGKIYYDLLNKKESLKNNNTALIRIEQIYPLKIEKIENLLIKYKNKKIIYWVQEEPENMGLWSFILRKLKNIISFNLISPSENSSPSTGSYIDFLKIQNEILKKAFL from the coding sequence ATGAGTGACTCTATAAGTGATAAATATTCTTTTTTAAATACCATACATTTTAAAAATTTAGAATTTTTATATAATAAGTATAAAAAAGATCCTAATTCAATAGAATTAAGTTGGAGTGCTTTTTTTAATGGATTTGATTTTGGAGAAAAAAACTATAAAACTTATGATAAATCAATAAATCAAGAAAATGATAAAACATTTATTAATTTAAATAAAGAGATTATTCATAAGGAATTTTTAGTATATAACTTAATTAATACTTATAGACAAAGAGGTCATTTTTTTACTAATACAAATCCTATACGAGAAAGAAGAAAACATTTTCCTTCTTTAGATTTAAAAAATTTTGGGCTATCTGATAAAGATCTTGATATGTCTTTTTACGCTGGTGAATTAATAGGAATTGGAAAAAGTTCATTAAAAAATATAATTTTTTATTTAAAAAATATTTATTGTAGATCTATAGGAATAGAATATATGTATATTTCTAATCCTCAAAAAATTCAATGGATTGAAAGATGGTTTCAAAAAAAAAAATTGCAATTTTCTGCAGAAGAAAAAAAATTTTTTTTAAAAAAATTAAATGAAGCAGTTTCATTTGAAAATTTTATTCATACAAAATTCGTAGGTCAAAAAAGGTTTTCTATAGAAGGAAATGAATCTTTATTACCTGGATTAGAAGAAATGATAGAATATACTTCTAGTAAATATTTATCAGAAGACTTTATAATAGGAATGTCACATAGAGGTCGTTTAAATATTCTTTCTAATTTTTTTCAAAAAAATTATTCTCAAATATTTAGTGAATTTCAAGAAAAAGAATATAAAGAAAAAACTTTTTCTGGTGATGTAAAATATCATCTTGGATTTTCTAAAATTAGAAAAACTCGTAAAGGACAATATATTCGACTACATTTAGTTCCTAACCCTTCACATTTAGAATCTGTAGATGCAATTGTAGAAGGAATTACACGTGCAAAAATAGATATAGTTTATAATAAAAATAGTAATTCAGAAAAAATTATTCCTATTTTAATTCATGGAGATGCCGCGTTATCAGGGCAAGGAATTGTATATGAAGTAATTCAATTATCTAAATTAAAAGGATATAAAACGGGAGGAACAATTCATATTGTACTTAATAATCAAATAGGCTTTACTACAAATTATACTGAAGGACGTTCTAGTATTTATTGTACTGATATAGCAAAAGTTCTTCTTTCTCCAGTATTACATGTTAATGCAGATGATGTCGAATCTGTTATAAAAGCAATTTATTTTGCTGTAGATTTTAGAATGAAATATCATGAAGATATTTTTATAGATTTACTTGGATATAGAAAATATGGACATAATGAAGGAGATGAACCTAGATTTACTCAACCATCTTTATATAAAGCTATTTCTAAACATACCAATTCTTATAATTTATATAAAAAAAAATTAGAAAAAAATGGAATCATTAATAATAATGATATAATAAATATGGAAAAAGAATATAAAAATATTCTAAATGTAGGATATAATGAAGCAAAAAATATAAAATGGAATGTTTTGAATTCTTTTTTAGAAGAAGAATGGAAAAATTTTCCTGTAGTATCTACTAATAAAGATATTTTTCAAATGGTAGATACTCGAATTTCAATGAAAAAAATTATAGATATATCTCATAAAATTTTTTCTCTCCCAAAAGATAAAAAATTTTTTAAAAAAACGGAATCTATTTTTAGAAATAGATTAAAAATGATTACTAATAAATTAGTAGATTGGAGTATGTCAGAATTACTTGCTTATGGAACACTTTTAGATGAAGGAATTCATATTCGTTTATCAGGAGAAGATGTAGCAAGAGGAACATTTTCTCAACGTCATGCTATTATTAAAACAGAAGAAGAAGAAGAAATTATTCTTTTAAATAATATACGTATAGGACAAGGAAAAATACAAATTTTTAATTCACCTCTTTCAGAATATGGAGTATTGGGTTTTGATTATGGATATGCTATGTATTCTCCTTATGTTTTAACCTTATGGGAAGCTCAATTTGGAGATTTTGGAAATGGAGGACAAATTATAATAGATCAATATATTTCATCAGGAGAAAATAAATGGAAAATTCGAAATGGAATAGTTTTATTACTCCCTCATGGATATGAAGGTCAAGGTCCAGAACATTCTTCTGCACGTATAGAACGATATTTACAACTTTGTGCTAAAAATAATTTATTTGTAGTTAATTGTACTACTCCAGCTAATTTTTATCATCTTTTAAGAAGACAAATGAAATTAAAATATCGTAAACCTCTTATAATTTTTACGCCAAAAAGTTTACTTAGAAATTCTAAATGCTTATCTACAATAGATAAACTTTCTGAAGGAAAGTTTCAAGAAATTATAGATGATCCTTATGTAAAAGATTTTAATAAAATAACTAAATTAATTTTTTGCTCTGGAAAAATATATTATGATTTATTAAATAAAAAAGAATCTTTAAAAAATAACAATACAGCATTAATTAGAATAGAACAAATTTACCCATTAAAAATAGAAAAAATTGAAAATTTACTTATTAAATATAAAAATAAAAAAATAATTTATTGGGTACAAGAAGAACCAGAAAATATGGGATTATGGAGTTTTATTTTAAGAAAATTGAAAAATATAATATCATTTAATTTAATTTCTCCATCTGAAAATTCTAGTCCATCTACAGGATCTTATATAGATTTTTTAAAAATTCAAAATGAAATATTAAAAAAAGCTTTTTTATGA